Genomic window (Phragmites australis chromosome 5, lpPhrAust1.1, whole genome shotgun sequence):
TCATTTCACCTGGAAATGTTTCGATGTCATTTCGATCGATTCGACTATGAATCCAAAATGATCCAGGCATCCAAACGGACCCTAAATCAACACGGCATTTGGATATTGTTCCGTCCGATTCGGGTGTCAATCCAAAAtgatccaaccatccaaacatACCCTAAATCAGCGCAACATTTGGATACCGTTATGGCTGATCTGGTTGTTAGGGCTTGTTCGGTTCAGCTTTTCTTGACTTCTGCTTCTCAGAAGCCATAAGCCGAACCAAACAGTCCAACTGTGAGCTGTCTTTTGAAAATCTGAAAAGCTGGCTTCTAAGAAAGTAAACTAAAAGCTAAGAAGCTGGTTGAAAtgagttttctagttttttgtgtgctgagaagctaaaaagtTATTATAAAAACCAATAGCAAAAGACCATCAaccaaaaactaaaaataaaaaaatctctacaacttaaaaaatacatagtgGTTGTTTCTTGACCAACCCACGTTCTGCCTCCGTTCTGCCTCCACCCCACACTGCACTGACACATGGGCCCAGCACGCATCCACCCCCCACCTGAGAGGCCCTCCAGTCAACTCCTTCCTTTCCACCTCAACTCCTCTCCTATGCCCCCATCCCCTTCCACCATCGCCAAGCCACTCCACCAGCCCATCCCGTAACCCACCACCGCTCCTCTCGCCATGGCAAAGACCATGCAACCCTCCGCCCAGGACTGGGAGCCCCTACTCCCATCCTCCGCCTCCCCGCAACCCTACCTCGACCCGCATCCCGCCGACTCCTACGTCGTCCATTGGTACAAGTAGGTTCCCCATCATTCTCTCCCACACATGCCTTCCCCTTCTCGTTCCACTCCTACAGCGCCTTCCCCTCCTCTGCAATGGCTGCCCACCCCCCACCTCCGTTCCTGGCCACTAGATCTGGTTGAGATGGGCCGATCTCAGCCACCCGATCTGTGAGCTCCTCCGTGAAACTGCCAGATTCAAAGAAGATGGCCCCGATGACTTCATCCCCCACCTCCACACCGGAGAAACTGCCAGAATCGAAGGAGATGGCACCGACGACCGGCGAAGGCGACAGTACGACGTTCGTATCTGGCCACAGTGGGCGGGCCCTCTCCATCGGCATGGGTACATGGCCATAGGTGCCCCTCCTCATCGGTGGCCATGGAGGATCAGTGGATCTAGCACCTACAACACCGTGCTCCTCGCGCTCTCCGACACCTCACTCCCATCCCCCAGCACTTCCTCGCCACCGTGCTCCGGGACGGCATGGTGCCCAATGTGTACACCTACAACCTCCTCCCCTCCTTGTAGTGGCAAGCGACTACACACGCATGTCGTGAGCATAAAGCCCTTGTGCACCCACAGACCCTTGTCATTTCCATCATTTCGACACCGCCCACGTCGACGCGACAACATCATCACCACCTCACCATAGCCTCCTCTCCCATCCCCATGATTCCATAAGCCATCAATTCTGTCCCAATTCTTGAATCGACAATCGAGGAGGAGGCACATTCGCCGGCATTCACCTCCGATTCTATTGTGGCCGTAGCTCCCTGCACAGACGTGGAGCGAGAAAGATTCTTGGGGGTGGAGAGGGAGCCCAATGACATGCGCGTGCCCCGAGGACGCCATGTCCCCAACCGACAAAGACATGGCGGTGGCCACAGTGTGAGTGGAATTCCTCTCCGTCTCATGTGTTTGTTGCTgttgctgaatctttcttggaTTATGAGAATGCCATGCTTCCATGTGTTTCACAGGTGGCTTGATCCAGAAGGTGGGTGCTAGCGGCTGAAAGAttatctaggccccctaagtgggttttggcttattgatgataaaataattaagggactaatgagtttattgaagctatgaacaggtttaagtctCATTGGTGAAGATATACGACGttgacgtccctcaaaaagaaaagagaagcggtttgtagtactcaataggatttaatttgattttatctttgaaattgagtttagggaAGCCGTACTATCCagagggatgcaattgttagttttgatagtgtctcaatgctcaaagtaacctcttagaactaaaagttgagagacacattcacccacggacaccgggaaataGGCAAAGTGTTCTAAGGTCAGAGTCTCTGGTGTttaccggatacttcggtacttagtgttttaggccggagtctccgagtgagactccgccagagagtctcggttccgatTTAGTTTTAATTGTCttgagtctccggtgttcaccgaatactccggtgcttggtgaattttggccggagtctccgagaaagtctcCAGCAGAGAGCCTTGGttagtatttattttaaaatgaccggagtctctggtgttcaccggatactccggtagttggagtctccgagtgaattttggtcggagtctccgacAAAGTCTTCGCCAGAaagtctcggttagcatttatttttaattgtccagagcctctggtgttcaccggatactccggtacctggagaggccggagagtctGGCAAGTCTCCGAGCTTTTTATTTGTGGCGACtaagtgccacccggagtctccggtgttcaccgaatactccgggcAGTTGAACAAaactgtaacagctagttctgacactgttctgAGCCCATTTTGGAAttgtggccggagactctggtgttcaccggatactccaggttagaacaaccagaacagtaacggctagtttttgagggacAGCTATATATACCTCCACACCTCTTTGCATtgaatgcttgctgttgctgctgagctactcTTTGACAAAGCCTCCTaagagcattcaagagccctccaaacctctctagtgcttagattgCTCCAAAATTGAGAGATTGAGTTTGGAAGAGtgatttgagttgttgagcattgagttcgttATCAAGCATTTActtgtgatcttttctcttggagcctcgtgctcctgGACGGCAAGGTGTCGCCCATAGAGCACTCAAGAATTGTGGAGTGctacgggaagtttgtaatcgccgacaatttgagtaagaaaacctagcttgatctttgtgatcgctaggagaggatagggttgaacaagatccggctctttgtgagctcctcaacggagacgtaagcacttcttagtgaggtggccgaactttgggataaattcttgtctccttattTTTGTGCAAGCTTTACTAATtgttgtagttttgggatttttctcaaattctatTATTCGTGAGTATCTTACTGCAGGGTATTGTTGTTTAAGTATTTTACTCCTAGTAGAACATGTGGTATCTCTTAGATTCTAGTAaacttgcttagattcatttcGATTTTGAAATCTTGTATAACCCGGATAATCCGAACAAAACAGGATAGTCCGTACTACCgaatccgaccttcaccggagtatccgggctctgttaatccgctgctgagtttagaaacgcctattcacccccccccccctctaggcgacttTAAGTAAAATTCAGCGGCAAAGATTGGGCGGCTTGGGACGCTCGCTGCATCGTTCGGCGCATCTAGTGGCTGGGGATGCTTATGTCGGGTTGGGTGTGCTTATGTCCAGGACATTCGCCATCTACAACCCCAAATGACCACCAGTCATTGTCAATTTGCATGTGTACGTGGGAAGAAGTTTTATCTGAGTATATATATTTCAGAGTGCCTTCTTTTTAGTATAAGAATTATTGACACTTCCTTCATTATCTTTCTTAGCACATGTCATCACTGAGAGATTTGAAGTTTGGAGGGTCCGAGTCAATGAGGTCAACACGACAGGACTTACTCCTTGAACTTGAAGATGGCCAGGGTATTGAAGAGTCTGAAGATCAACATACAGTTTTTTCTTTAAATAGGCTGCTGGAAAAGCACCGAGACACTTCTTTGAATAGACTTCTTGAAAAGCACCAGGATGAAGAGGTCCCTTTCATGCCTACCTCTATAGTAAGAATCGACTTTCAAAATATATTGGAATATCAATGATTAATTAATCCTTCTGCAGATGCAAGAATCATGCTCCACGggaaaagaagacaaagaagaTGAGAAGATTGACGCTTTTTCCTCTGAACTGTCCATTCTAAAGATAACTAGCATGAAAGGAGGGAATCTTTGGAATAATCCAAATCAGCTCTCCAAGGAGATGGTGCGCTACATGAGAAACATTTTTCTACGTTTATCTGAATCCTCAAAGATATCACCAAAGACATGCTAAGACACTGACATTGGGTTCCCTGTGCCTCATGTTAAGTAGTTGATACACatagaattcaacagaatgatatcaaatacatacttcgaataaaataaagtaaaataattacctgaaaaGAGTAAAAGATGGTCTTGTGGACAAGGATCCACAGCAAActagccaggcagaagagccttcgcgcgaaacaagtggacaacccaatgccacaggaaCCACGGGTACGGACATGACCTtagacttttttttctttaacttcATATAGGTTAagattgatctccatctcaacaatctaAAAGCAATAAGaatgagtatggaaggtactcaacaagtcctaatACTACTTCAAGTGGTTGAGTAGATGCATAAGGGAAATAACCAAGGATAAAAGCCATAGAGATATAGTTTGCGTGCAAAGCCAGTTTTATATGCAATGTGAATTAAAGTGTAATACTTAGTTTAAATTAGTGGAACAAAAATCAGGTTTGATTGATAAATGTTGTTGGCTCTGGTAGAAAGCTATACGTTCCCCGCAGTTCCCATCTTTTAGCTGGTTGACACCTAACCAGATTCAACGGCATACAACCGACTTTCtccaaaacacgggcacactgcCTATTCACACACCAAAGGGCTACACACACCACAAAACTAACCATTGTGAGTTTGTAACTTTTGCATGTCCATAACTATTGACACGGCTatttgaataggtttacactctgcagagattgtacagctttacccacatgatatgctcaacctccaactgttgcaagcagaggagcgaatcataacGAGTTCCCGTACCCATCGAGCATATTGCTACACAATCACCACCCACAGGAATACACCGACTAGGGGTCTAAAGATCCAACACTCCTTGAAAATGGCTTGAATCCGGCCATTATAATATCACCAACTGACTTTGATTTTCACAAGTCTTTTCCTGGCTCCTGTTGCGCTATAGCCTCCAAGGTGGGTACCGAGCTTAGCAAGTGGGGTGTgagatcaagtcctgcccattcaggacatGTGGTTGCACTGGGTGGCTAAGCACGATCACAATTGATTCGGTCCTTACATGGTCGGAGCAAGCATCTTCAATATTGGCACTGAGTATCATCTCAAGCCCCTAAGAGCATCATTCCCAAAGGAATACCTGCATGAGATAGCCTAGCTCACCCCCGCCAAAGCAGTTTTCATGATTTCTTCTTAACACCAATGCCGCTTTCCATTACTCACACCATCAAACACCTCAACACATTTCACTCATTTGCAAAGCACGTGATCATAATAAAAAGTGATTAAGTACCCTCCAAAGAGAGATCAAACATCTCCAAAGAGAGCAGGGTAACtagtcctaagcatactagttaaCAGGGATTCATCCAATATCATTATATCAGGAATTGGGAGGATCCTAGGGTTACTATTTGAATATTGTGAGTAGTGGTTGTAGTATGGCTCAGTAAATGGGTTATAACTAATACCAGAATTTTTAAAGAGAGATCTTTATATAGCATGCAAGTATAACTGTTATGTTTTTAGTTCATCATGTTATTTTATTACAAatatgggttcaatatgatcaaggaattgGGATTTGCCTCGACGATGGTCAATCCatgattggtcttgtcgttcgAGCATCCCGGGTTCTTCATCATTGGCCTcaccttcagttccttcctcgcgaTCTTGCTTAAAACCTTGACTTCAAGCCTACGCATATTAATGACGAAAAGTGCATGACGACTAAGCAGATGtacaccagaacaaaaccaacGAAAACACCAAAGCGAAAGAAGAATGACTGAGAAATCAACGAAAGTTAAACCTAACGGAATATGATGGAAACACTAAGCAAAGCAAAACTGACATTTAGAATCTAGCAAGGTTATTTAGCGAAGCGAGGTTAAGTTGATAACCTAGCTATTTTATTAACTTAAGAGAAAGCCTAGACAATTATTATGACTATGTGAGTTTCTATTAGGTTAACTACTAAAAAGCAAGCGATAGTTAGGGTTTCTACGTGTAtgtgagtgcacgtgtatcgACATAAACGTATGTGTGATACTTACGTCTATATATACAtgagtatgtatacatatataagtaagtataactctaggcgattatatgtgcttaagtgttatgattaatattctaatctatagcactaagtttatctagtaacTAAACTTAATTACCTAGTGCTACTCAATTTCCAACCTAATTAAGCTATCTACTATAGCTATGTTAAAAGcatacatgtaattaattaacttaagttaaactattctttaaaactaattaattaattattaaaagagtatttaaaataattaattaccaatgttaaattattctatcatattctaatgattggtatttatttatttaatagtTACTCAGATTAGACTTATTACATTAATCCTATAGATTAAATCCTGAAATGACAATCTATTTCTATACACGAAATAAGAGAAAACTTTAGTTATTCTAAAAACTTATGCTTTGCCTAACATAAGGATTAAACCTACACTTGAGTTACACTAACATATGCAACTATACTatgattataacctaaacatggTTATCGAATTACCTAACTCAACTTTAATTAATAAAAGACGAAGCTATTTCTAGTTAAACGTCGTGCCACAAAAGTAAATACCGGACGAGAAAATTAAACGAGCTCCAGAATTTACAAGAATTGGACAGAAGATAATTTATGAATTTAGAAGAATATCGGTGAAAAAATTGCCGAATTCGGAGTTGAAACGAAGGAATTATGGACATCGAAAGATTTTCCGGAAAGGATAATTCTACGAAAAGAAAAGGTTTTAGTATTTTGCAAGCTCGATCTATGGAAGTGGTGAACCGGAGTGAGTTGTGAGGATGGTGCACCGTAGACCGGGCTCGGTAGACTGGACGAGTACTGCGCATGTGGATTCGGTCCATGGGTTGGTGAACCGGGGCGGCTCGGGTGGATGGTCCACCGTGGAACCGTGCTGTGGATACGGCCAAACTAGTAGGGCCCCCTCGGTAGTGAGGGGGAGGCAGGCTAAGGATAAGGCCAGCCAGTGGTTGGCTTGTGCGGGCGGCTCACTAAGAGGGAGCCGGAGGGGGAGAGGAAGGGCGAGTGGCCGGTCAAAGGAGAAGGAGCAACGCGCGGGGAGAGAAGACGGGCTAGTGGAGAGGCGGCTGGCCGGAGGGGGAAAGAGTAGAGGCCGACGATGGACTCCATGGCCGAGTAGAGGAGGAAGGGAACCGGTGGAGATGCGAAGAGCGTGGTGCAAAGGCGCACTCGAGATGACACGACACAAAGACGCACGGCCGAGTGGCTGGTGGCATGGCCTGGATAGAGCCAGAGGCGGTGGCGAGAGAGGGGGGCGCTCGAGAGAAGCTCGAGGAGGAGGGTGAGCAGCCGGTGAGGAGAACAACGATGCCGGAGGAAGGAGACGGCTGGAGAAGACGGAGACACGACACGTGCGGCATGCTCGGTGGTAGTGCAGCACCGGGCGGGAGATGGCACGATGGCGAGATGGCTGGGCGATGGCATAGACTAGCGATGCGTCGGCGCGTCAGCACGACGACGGCCTGACCAGGCCAAACCGGAGTGGCGCGACAGCGCAAGGAgaagggaggaaggaggagggtgCTCACCATGAGGACTTGGGCGACATTCACGATGAAACTACGGCGCAGAGGAGCATGACTGTGCTACGCGACAGCGGCGGCTCGACTTGAGGCCGAGCGGCGGCACGACGTAGCATAGTGGTCGATGCGGCTGAGCGGCCGGGACGATGCACGATGCGTGTGGAGCGTGGGAGCACTACACAAGGCGCACAGCACGGTGACGCAGAAGGATGGCGCTGGCGGCGTGGCCGAGCAGCGATGCTGCGGCAGGGCCAATGGGCAAGAGCTGGTGGCGGCTGGTGTTGTTGCGTGCTGCTGTTGTGTTGTGCTCGTGTGATGTGTGCTTGTGTTCTCCATGTCTGTGGATGTCTGGGTGTATATGGTGCATGTGTGTTGTGGCTTGCAAGTGAaggcaagggaggaggagaaggccaaGTAGATTTTGCCCTCCTTGGTGAAAGATCAGAGGGAGAGGATAGAGAGCTGGTGGGCTTTTGTGTGCGTGTGAGTGCGGCTGGCCGAAGTGCGGTGGTGTGGGCAACaggagggagtgagagagaacAAAGCATGGGAGTTAAGGCAGCGGTGGACTTTTGGTGCTACCCAAatgaatagagagagagagagagagagattagagaGATGTGGGGGAGGGAGAAGATCTTTAGGGGAGAGAGAACATTTGAAGGACAATTCAAATATGCAATTGAATTTGTGAAATGGatgtgtgataattcaaatagatgtatttgaattgtatgtAATTGAAGTTGTAATGGATTTGTAATGATTCAATTGGAATAAAATGAATTGAATCGGACTTGGATGATTCAGATcaaatgtatttgaatttggaatcgAATGAATGTTGATTCAATGAACATATTTGGATTCGAAATGGATTTATAGCAATTCAATTtgaatgatttgaattgaattgaattgtgtaattcaaaatgagtttgaattgGAAAAATGATTTGTGATAATTCAAATGAATGGCTTGAATTAGAAATCGAATGAATGATGACTGAAGGAATGATTTGAATTAAATTGGATTGgcataattcaaattggatttctGCTGAACTGAAACAAGATTGGGATtcaaatttgagagacattcaatttcgaGTCGATCAAAGTTGATTGAGGATAATTTCAAttgaataattgaattaaagattttAGTTGGATTTAAAGATCGATTTCCACGGCTTGATTTGGAAAAGGAATTGCCGAAAGGAACTATAATAGATTCAaatttgagagatattcaactttgaatcgccacacaaagaacTATAAGagcaataaaccaaaatgcatatgctcaatttattgcaacggttaatttagaaattaatttagtgatctttggaatacttagccaaaataatatatttgaatatatacatacgagtatatatacatcaaatatatattttcttgattttgtaCTAGTttcataattagaaaaagtttaaaTTTGAAGTGAAGTTTACTATATTTCTATAAGCTAAAACTCAGGTGTTACAAAACATCTTCTGATTGTTTGTCTTCCTCAGCGGATCGTCTATCAGGCTCTACAAAGACATCAGCGCTGCATGATGAACTGTCCTCTAGGATGTACGCGGCTCAGTGCACTTTGAGGAAGAGTCCTCTCTGGACAGACACTTGGAAGCACCACTCCTGTAAGTGTCTCCTTCACTCCTTGAATTTTGTTATCTGAAATTGGTTGTTTTGTTCATCTGAACTTGGTTCAATATTTTGTATGGAATGTGTGAACTAGATCATAATGTTTGTGTGTGATGATTTTAGGGAATGTGTGAAGGTCCTTGTTACCTTGCACGTCACTGCTTCTGATGGAAAGCTCAGTGCAATTTAGTACTCGAGCGAGCAATTTGGGTGTGTCGCTCTGCACCACCCGCTAGCTATTCCACGCTAGCTACAGGAGCTTCCTCCGATCATCAGAGCTGCTTCTAGTCATGGTTCATCTCTAGTAGTAACTTAAATCATGTATATGAAGGGCATGATCATCCCACCATAATTATATATGTTGGCTGAATAAATGATATTTTAATTCTAGCTGTCCTAGGCTTCCATAGTTTGTGTACTGTGTGGAATTTGAGCTAAACTTCCTTTGTAGTTGATAGTAGTCTTATATTTTCTTCTCGAATGGATAGTACTTTGCTACAGGCAAATCCCTTAGCATCTCCCATGTTGTTTAGGTCAGTGTTTCCCCCTTAAAGAAGACTATTTTTTCACGAATGATATTCATGGTATTATAGTTCACAACTCTACTGTCTATATAGATATGATACTAATCCACTTATACCTTCTTCTTCTGGAGGATGTATCATGTATTGTTATTAGAGAATCTCaatctatctatttttttttcctaaactATTCTTTTTTCTGATAGCTATGATCTATGCTATTCTATCCCTATTCTCGACGGGTGATAATAAGAATCAATTATGACCAAAGAGTACGTACAAGTGGCTTGTTAGGTGCATGTCTTTTTAGCTAGCTCTGAATCATAATATCAACAATAATTTTTACATAtacttaatttattttataatttttatttcaacTAAGTTAAAAACCAAAAGcttcacccaaaaaaaaaaaaaccaaaagctTCAGCCAAGCAAACTAAGCAACGCACCTACCAGCGGAAACGGGCAGGGCCATTCTCGTAATTCTCTGCAACTAATCTCAACCCGCCGTTGCCCTAGTTTTCGACGATTCGGCGACGCTCCCCTCTTCTCGCTCCTCCCCAACCCACGGCCCTCCCGGAGGGGCAAAAAAGGGGTTCGAATTTGCTCCTGATCCAAGCGCCAGGCAGCTAGATTCCACCACCCAAGTCCCTTTTCCCAATCCGATCTTTCAGTTTCCCTTCGATCCCACATCCTCCCGCCGATTCCTGAGAAGATCCGAGTCCTCACGCCCATGGATCCGCGCGCCAGGTACCCTCCGGGCATGGGCAACGGCCGCGGCGGGAACCCCAACTACTACGGCCGCGgcgggccgccgccgcagcagcagtaCCACCAGCACCAGCAGACGTCGGCGGCGCACCACCAGCAGCAGTACGCGCATAGGCAGCCTCAGCACCACAACCACCACCagctacagcagcagcagcagcagcagcagtggctGCGGCGAAACCAAATCGCCCGCGAGGCAGCAGGCGCGGTAGGGACCAGCGAGCCGAAGGCCCTGGCGCCACCCACGGCCGCCGATGGCGTCGATTCGAGGTGAGACGACGGGGACTTAGGGCTTTGCTGATTGCGTCGTCTGATGTGCATGCCGTGGTGCTTGATGCTGTTATAGTACATAGTTTAATTGAATCAAATGCAGCTTGATACCTGCCTTCCCTACACGAACCCTGATAATACTTGTTTCAAATCGGCAATTTCTGTGGCTTGTTGATGCCCAAACATTATGCCACCTACATTGGTATGGCTAAAACTAAGGTTTGTTGGATTTCAAGTTTGTAACTAAACTAGGGTGGTAGTGCCTTGTACTAGTAGCTACAGACATTTCACCTTTGTTAGATAGGTTTATTATTGATGTGGACATGATTATTAGAAGCAACTCTTGTAGAGATAGTCAGTCAGCAATTATGCTTGTTTCGGTGCAGTTCACAAGATTGGAAGGCCCAATTGAAGCTGCCACCTCAAGATACACGCTACAAGACAGAGGTAAATTATGGCATTTGGATTTCCCCCCTTTTCTCTTGCAAAGTTAGTATGTTGGATGCTAAGGATCACCCTGAACTTAAGAAATAGTTCATTTTCGTCTGCACTTTGCCCAGCTATTGATTGTTAttctaggaaaaaaaatcaacacatGATTCCATCTTTCTTTATTTTAGTAAAGATTCAATACAGGacttcatttttctttgttgtAGTAAAAATTCGGTGCAGAACTTTTTTGTTTAGTATTTAATGCCTTACATAACACAGGCAAAATAGAAATAGTAATTCTGATGATTGGAAACTATTAGACACCTAAATTCGATCAGTTTTCTTTTCACATTCAAAAGTCATCTTCGTAGACCAACATATTTTGATATTTATATGTTATATGGTTGATAGTAGCTATTTACTAGTATCCACTTTGTTTCATCCTATGTAGTGATGTCAAGGGAATATAATTCAATTACACACTTGTATATTGGCACTTATGGCAAGTAGTCTAAATTATGCATTTCCGTACACTTCAACTTATAAATGTTGCGCCACCTTGCTATGTATGAAATGTCTCAAACCCTCAACCATCCATGAGGTTATGGTGTTGAACACATGATTTTTGAAGTTTCTTGTTCATAACACATGTCTTTGTTTTTTGCCATGTTACGGTAACCACCCGCCGGGAGGATAGCCGGGCGGCGTCAACTGCTAGGGAGGGATTAGACCATAGATTGGGAAGATAGAATATTGGGGGAAACTAGATTACTTCTTCTTTGCTTGATTAAAATGGATGCTATGCCCTCCTTGGAGCCGGCCCTAACAATCTaaactaacaaatcttatctctaactaatctaatTTGATCCCTAATCTTATCCCTAACCCGGTGCTACAACAACACGCCGTGGTACAGTATCATGATTACTGTGTACGTTCGTGAACAGTAACTCCATCGCATTAACGTGCCAACCCAAAAATATTCTTGAGTTCTCAACAGCTAGTATTGGATTTATACGTTCTTATTTGCCCCCTTCTTGCATTACTACCTATAGTTTTGGTCCTATGCGGGGCCTTATGTTGCTAGCACACTGTGCACCTGATTTAttatctttcttttcctttttttattttgtctaGGATGTTACAGCCACCAAGGGAAACGAGTTTGAAGACTATTTTCTCAAGCGTGAGCTCCTGATGGGGATATATGAGAAAGGATTTGAAAGACCCTCTCCTATCCAAGAGGAAAGTATTCCTATTGCTTTAACTGGTAGTGACATTCTTGCAAGAGCGAAGAACGGAACTGGCAAGACTGCTGCATTTTGTATTCCTGCACTGGAAAAGATTGATCAAGATAAAAATGCTATTCAAGGTCTGTTCTGGACTATAAAACTTTATTTGATACCATTGCTTTCAGAAATGGTTTTCTTTGATATTTAGATGTAATCTCATTTTATGTTATATCTTTGCTGCTGTGTTTCATGAGAAAGCTTGAATAATGTCTCTTTATGATTTGCAGTTGTTATATTGGTTCCCACAAGGGAATTGGCTCTACAAACATCACAAGTTTGCAAGGAGCTTGGTAAGCATTTGAAGATCCAAGTTATGGTCACCACTGGTGGAACCAGCCTGAAGGATGATATTATTCGTCTGTACCAACCTGTCCATTTACTTGTTGGAACACCTGGGCGTATTTTGGATCTTACAAAGAAAGGTGTTTGCATTTTGAAGGAGTGTTCAATGCTTATTATGGATGAGGTAATCCATTTCAAGCTTAGTCTGAATGCTATCATGTTGCAACTCATGTAAATGACCAGTTTTACCATTATTGTGGATGCTATGTGTTATTCAGCAAAGTTTTTGGCCACTCGTTTATACCCTTAATGTCTAAAATGACCATTTGAGTAGGAAAGATCTTACATCTTTGTCATGGGCTTCCAAGCCAGTGAACTTATTTGTTGGAGTTGCACCATAAATAGATTACCTAGTGGTTTATTCTGCCTGTCCTCATCCAGACACAGAGTCACCCCAAACTTGTTTATCAACTAGTTGTCTTTGGCTGTTCAACATAGAATGGGAAACCTTTTTTCCCGACAGGCAAACTCTGAATACTAGATCTGATCCAAAAACAGCAGGGGTCAATGTTGGCTGCAAGCTGATGGTGTACTCTTTTTGGAACCAAGCTGTGCCTGGTGTCCATCACTTGAACACTTTTAAGTTCATTGCATAAGATGTATAAAATAAGAATGATAAAAGTGGCTAGAAAGATCTCTAAAGATCATGTATATAGAATCTAATGAGTTCCTCTAGAAAGGAT
Coding sequences:
- the LOC133919406 gene encoding DEAD-box ATP-dependent RNA helicase 8-like; the encoded protein is MDPRARYPPGMGNGRGGNPNYYGRGGPPPQQQYHQHQQTSAAHHQQQYAHRQPQHHNHHQLQQQQQQQQWLRRNQIAREAAGAVGTSEPKALAPPTAADGVDSSSQDWKAQLKLPPQDTRYKTEDVTATKGNEFEDYFLKRELLMGIYEKGFERPSPIQEESIPIALTGSDILARAKNGTGKTAAFCIPALEKIDQDKNAIQVVILVPTRELALQTSQVCKELGKHLKIQVMVTTGGTSLKDDIIRLYQPVHLLVGTPGRILDLTKKGVCILKECSMLIMDEADKLLSPEFQPSVEQLIRYLPSSRQILMFSATFPVTVKEFKDKYLPKPYVINLMDELTLKGITQFYAFVEERQKVHCLNTLFSKLQINQSIIFCNSVNRVELLAKKITELGYSCFYIHAKMLQDHRNRVFHDFRNGACRNLVCTDLFTRGIDIQAVNVVINFDFPKNSETYLHRVGRSGRFGHLGLAVNLITYEDRFNLYRIEQELGTEIKPIPPQIDQAIYCQ